The sequence ACTAAGCCGGTATCGGCGGGACGGTATATACTAGTGGATAGGTCTAAGAAACCCAGAATATCGCTGTCATCTGTCCAGGTTGGCTGAACGGGGAGAACCAAATACTGTGATGGGGATAATCCCAGAGCCTCCCCATACAAGTGGGCCAATCGAGATTTTCCGGTGCCTGACATGCCTGACAACAAGACCAAGCCGCCGGCCTTTAGGGCCGTATGGAAACTAATCAAGTCCTCCTGATCGTAAAGCAATGCTTTAGCTTGAGCCAACTGGCGGAGATACTCAATGAAGTTTTCCTCAGAGTCATCATCTTGTCGGGTCGATGAAGTGACGACAGATATCTGGCTTTGAGCTGATGACTCTGCAGGAGGTCTGTGGCTTCCTTCCCGGGGCAGTGAATCAAGAGTGGACTCAGCGGTACTAGCCACTTCTACCTGAAACGGCTGTCCTTCATCCTCTGAGGATGGTATGAAGTCTGCCGTTGGAAGCGTGATCGGTGAGCTGCTTGGAGAAACAGACTCCCACTTGTCTGCCATTTCACCATATAGGGAACCAAGAAAGGCGTTGGACTCTACCAGCGCGATATCTTCATGGGGGAGGATGAACTGCTCAACAAACTCCGGCTCTAGGTGCAGCCTTTTGACGTTCTCCCCTGACACAACCCATCCAGCGCGATCAAACCGGAGCGTTTCAAAGTAACCATACATGAAGTAACCAGCTTCATTTACGACTAATACCGAAATCGGATCAGGAAGAGGCATACCAGACATGAAGGCTTGTCCCAACGCAATATGGCGCCGATTCCAGATCCTCTCCTCGAACTCCTCATTCTTTGCTCTTACATGCAGGATCGGGACCAGCCGCTCTGCGTTAGCCACTTGTGGTGAGGCGCTGAGAAGGAACTTGGGCTCGGCGATATCGAACTGTTCGTTTCGTAAATAGTCCGTCCTCAGTTGCGGCTGAAAGAGGATGATCTTCTGTTTGAGAAACTCCTCCAGCTGGTAGACACGTTCCTGAGCGGACAGCGCTCTGTTTTCCACGTACCCATACTGAACCAGTTTATTTTCCCAACACGTATAGAGTTTTATGTTGATCAAGTGCTCCGGTGCATCAGAAACAACTGATACAGCAAATTGAACTGAATCAGCATTATTTACGAAAGCCGGTTTGCGAAAGGGTTCCATTTCGTCTTGGGATGCCAACCGACCAGCTAATAGACAGTTGAACTTCTGATTACTCATGATACGAGTCCCCTCTCATTGACAAGAGCGTCCCTTAATTGGTATATACTTGGTATCTCCCTCAGCCTAGTTCCGCAAAGTCGATTTAGCTGAATCCTTACTCTGTGATGGCACAAAGAAAGCATTACTATTCGTTCATAGTCCTTACATAATTCTGCCAGATCACTTTCCTTCTGGTAGTCGGCGATACCCTCTAGTACATATGTCGTCTCACCGATTTTCATTTGTACTCGAGGGAACTCTACTCCCACCACAAGCACCGTCGGAATGTTCTTATCCTCGACATTCTCCGAGGTCTGATTCAGCGCTTTATATACATCCAGTAGTCTTCGTTGCTCTTCCAGCTTACCTACATTTGACTGCAAATCCTTTTCCAGTTCATCGATTCTCCTAGACTTGGCTGTTAGTTGTTGTTCCGTATCCTGGAGCAATCGGACAACCTGATCAAGTTCCTCATCTTTGTGCTTTATTTCCGCCACACGTTCTTCATATTTCTGCTGCCAAGCAACTGAGCGTTCACGCTCTTTGTCGAGTTTGTCTTGGTACTCCTTCTGATTCCTGGTTATCTTATTCTGTAGGCTCATGCGTTCGCTCTGAAGTTTTTTGTTTTGAGCCTGTAAATTCTTGTTTTCGGTTTCCAGCTCATGCAGCCGCTGTTCCAGCTGGGATAGCCGCTCCTCGAGGGAGTGGATCTTTTTTTCAGTTTCACAATCTGCTTGCCCAGTAGTCTGTTGCCCATTATCCTGAATAGCGGATTCTAATCTCTGCAAAGCAGCATCAGTGTCTTTCCTACCACTGACCAGAAGGGCGAGTTTTATGATACTTGTTGGGTATTTTTCTAACCAGCCTCGCCCGCTCTCCCCAATCTGATCAACAGGGCATTCTGCAGTCTCTCGCAGCAGCTGGCCATACTCTGATTCGAACCAATTTCGAAATCTCTTTTTGTATCTCTGAGGTATGTCCTTAAGTACTTGTAGAACCAAAGGGTCTGGTATATTCTTGGCTCCCTTTCTAAATCCCTGAATTGAAAGGCCAAATTCGTTAATGAGCCGCAACCTCTGCTCACGGTCAATGCTCTCCAGATAGTCCACCCAAGGGTTCACCGTTTCCACTCCTCCCCTCAACATTTAGGCGTAATTTAGGCGTATGCAAGTGTGGTAAGTCCGGTCTGCATCCAATCTCATCGCTTTTCATTCCACTAGAACTCCTCCCTCCTCGTCGGAAATACCCCAGCCGAACACTAAGTCCGGCAAAGGATAGTAGTCATCGAATAAGCTTCCGTTTACGCAAAACCAAATCCTTCCACCTAGGAAGATACCACTGCAAGGCTCTTCAGTTATCTGCAACAGCATGAATCGAGTAAACATCAAGGCCACGGCACCTTGACAGAATTCAAGAAAGTAAGCGATTGGCCTAAGTGGCGGTAACGGGCCGCTGTGAGAAGAAAAAAGCCCCTACCTTGAGGGGAAGAGGATGCAGCCCGTTTTTTGAGTATGCGGCAGTATCCCATTGTTAATAGCCATATTAACATGAACATAATCGGTGCCGAAAGGTTTCTACAAATAGCGAAGTGAAAACAGAATAACGCTCGCTTTCCAGAGTTTGCTTGGTAATCCCAACCAATTTACCTTCGAGGATTGAGCAAACTTGACGAAACTGGAGACAATCGTGAAAACACGAGGGTATCATGACGAAGGCCGGACGAATAAAGCTGTAGCCTAAAGCTTGGCAGAAAAAAATGCAGTTGGCGGCAATGTAGGATTCCATGGTTACACAGAAAAAGGAGTCACCACGCGATCCACGAAAGAAGCTAACATGGAGCCCAGGATAATCAAAGTTTGCTCAAACATATCAAACGTGTTTACCAGCAGTCCCGTAGCCTATATGGTTACCCTCGAGTAGCCGCTCAGCTTCGAAAAGAGGGTATTCAGTGTGGTCGAAATCGAGTAGCTAGATTGATGCGGGAAAAGGGCATCCAAGCTAAGACAAAGCGGAAATTCCGAGCTACTACTAATTCAAATCATAAGTTTCCAATCGCTCCAATATCGTTAATCAAGACTTTTCGGTAGATGCTCCGGTCATACGCTCGTGCAATTGTTGGCTGGTCCATGGACAAAAGATGACCAAACAATCGGCTATTGATGCACTGAAGCACGCTATAGATCGACGGAGACCAGCACCAGGACTCGTGCATCACTCCGATCGAGGCAGTCAGTACGCTAGTCACGAGTATCAGGAACTGCTGCGAAAGCACGGGTTTATTAGTAATATGAGTAGAAAAGGAAACTGTTGGGACAATGCCTGTGCAGAATCCTTTTTCCATACCCTCAAGACCGAATTAGTGTACTTGCACAGATACAGAACCAGAGCCGAAACAAAGCACCAGATATTTGAATACATCGAAGTCTACTACAATCGATACCGGTTACATTCGTCATTAGGTTACGAAAACCCGTATTTCTATGAAAATCAGAGCAAAGCGTCTTAATACGATGTCTACCTTATCGGGGTAACAACAGTACGAGAGAATACTATTAGCCGATACCAAGGACGAGGATAAGCTCACAGTCTTGATTGATTCTTAGGCAGCCAACGACAGCTCACAGCGAAGCCATTTGGGACGACAGCATCAAGGCATTCAATTCTTCCTCAACCTCTGATGGCATCCGACCCAGGAAGTAGTCCTCAATTGTATCCCAAAACTCATCCTTACCAACGCCTCTGCTAAAGAGATACCTTAGCATCGCTACGGATGCTGTGTGCCGCTGGTGTACATTCTCTAATATGAGATTCCGATACCGGGCGGGATTGCTCACCACGCGTTCAAGCTGTAGGCGAGAGCTGACAAAAATGTATATTTCAGGATTGTCGCCACCCTGTGAGCGGTACACGACCAAACCCAGAGCCTCCAAGATTCCCAGCACAAGGAAGGTTTCATCTATTTCGCGACGCTTGCTCTTTGACACAAACCTTTCAAATCTGCTCCGTGAATCCACTAACGGCACTGAGTTACTAAAGAATGATCTTGTGCCGGTATGAAGCCAATCCAAGAAATCCTCGTAGTGTCCGTTCTCCAGCCTGTACTTGCCTCCATTTCGTTCGGAGAAAGTGAGGAATATTCTGAAGAAGTTGTTTTTTGCCCGCCGCATCTGTTGATAGTTTTCCATAGTGGACAGAAGAATTGAGGCGAGATTCTCTGCCGCATATCGACCAAGAGCCATGCCTTTTGATATCAGCCGAGCCAATTCCTCTGGCCCAAAATAGCGCTGCGTACGCCGCAGGTCTCCGAGGATCGCCCTGAAGGTCTGAGCAGCATGCTGTACCTTCAGGATTACGCTGTCTGGAGTCTCATTGCCTAGATCTACCTCAATGCGAAGAACCGGATGTATATCACCGAGAAACGGAAGCGAGAGCGAGGAATCCGACTGATAGAAACGGTACTTAAACTCCGGAAATGAGAGTTGAGAAAACCATGTTTCCCACAGTTTTTTCATATCTAACCTGTACAAGTCGCCGTAGCTGTTATCCACCCTGCGGGAGTGCCTGATTTTCTCGAAATAGGGAGCATACTCGTTCTTGATCAGGTGTTCAATCTCTCTGTTCACACGGACATACTCTGCAGCAAACAGTCCCCTGGGACGGGCGATGATTGGAGAGTATTCCATCTTGGCGAGGAAATCTTTCTCTATAATGAGAAGCGCCGTCTTGAGCTTGTTGTCTACATCATCTTGCTGATCTCCTGAACTCCTTCTTTCAAATATGTAGCGAAACTCATCGGAACTGACAAGAAGACGTCGAGCATTTCCCCCGCCTTCGTTCTCGTCCATGAGTCTTAGCAGCTTAGCCATGACTTGCACCAGTTGCTGCTTTCGAAGCGTAGAGATTCCGAGAAGTCTATTTATTTGAACAAAGTCGTGTGACAAGAAATCGTAATAAGCGCGTCCCTCCTTCAGTTCTCGAGCCGCCCGACCAATCTCCTGGACATAATCGCATACATTTCCAGTGGGAGCAAAGTGATAGACATTGTCAATGTCAGGGATGTCGATTCCCATACCAAAGGCCTTTGTAGCCAGCATAATAGACGCTTCATTGTTGCGAAATCTCTGAAATGCTTCCCTTTTCAAGTCTTTATCTAAATTGCCGAAGTACAGGACGATGGAAGCAACAAGCTCTGGGCTGCCGTAATCATGGGCATATCGTTTGAACTGCTGAAGGAGTCGAACCGTCGGGAAATACACCAGGGTCTTTTCATTCCTCTTGAGGAACTGGGTGAGTCTGACGAGCAAGACCTTGAATTTGTCATTGAGATACTCCCTGTATTTCCGCTCATTGTCATTGTGTTGGATTCGAATGTCTATATCGTCTCTCTTAATGTACCCGAAATAAGTGATTGTGTTTGTCAAGTTGAGACTGTCCCTGATTTCGGTATACATATCTTCTATGCCCCCATATTTTGCGGTGGCGGTAAACGTAGCAATCGGAAACTGCATTTCCTTGCGCAGCCGTTGAAGATATGTACCCAGGTACCAGTAGTCGGCGCGAAAGGACTTGCCCCAAGTGGTGACGATGTGCGCTTCGTCAATGACGAATAATCCCACCCTACGGTCACCAATGAGCTGTCGGATGTCGGAGCGACTTAGAAGCGTTTCCGGTGATATATAGAGAATCGAAACTCTCCCATCTTTTATTCTCTCCATGATCTGCATCTTCTCAGATGGAGCAAGCTCCGAGTTGATCGTGGCAGAGAAATCAACATCCCTCCGCTGAAGACCATCTACCTGATCGAACATCAAACCTATTAACGGGGATATGACTATGGTCATCGCGTTGTACTCTTTCGCTAGGTAAATGGCTGGCAGCTGATAAATGAGGGATTTTCCGGCACCGGTAGGGGCTGTAACAAAGATATCACTATAACTTTGGCCCGCCAGACACCGTTCCGCTTGCCGCACCACATCATCGATGATCTGCACCTGTGAGACATAAACGGTATCCTTGTACCCCTCAGGATCATTTGTATCCCTATACATCCTCAAGTCACGGAAGGATGAATACCCCCAATACTGTCTTAATATGTTCAGATACCTCTCAGCATCTATTTCCGTCTTTTTTTCCGTTGTTTTGGTTACCAACGCGATGCGATAGGTGTCGCCGACGATCTGCTGCAAGATTGCCAGCCGGGACTCGTAGTCATTTGAGAAGACCCTTAAATCTCCTGAATAAGCTACAATCACGTCACTATGGGGATACTGTCGCTCTAGGAGTTTAGATGTAAGTGCAAGAAAGTCGTCTTCATTCTCAGAAAGTTCTATACAGGAGTGATCGTACATGCTCTGTTTCCCGTGAGTTACAGAACCACCTGTATCATAGAACGGAATCTCGTTCTTAGAACTCGCAGCATATGTTACGTAGTACTCTTCGTTAATTCTGCGAAGGGAGCCGTAATATTCGCAAAACAGTTGGTAGGCGGGGTGCAGCTCGTTGGTGTTCAGCTCTTCATCTGACTCGAAATGCTGGATGTATAAGCCTTCGATGTCCTCAACCTCGTAAAGGCAAGGAAAGACCTTGCCATATAGGTTATTCTGTAGAACCACTACTTCTCCGAATGCTTCAGCATGGCTTTCGGAAATTGTCACTAATTCTTCGTAAGTGGCCCAAAGCATGGTGTTCTCAGGTTGTGCAAGCTTGGTAAACGCTTCTAGAAGAATCTTGGGCTTTGCACGCTGAAGTTCATCTACCGTAACTCCAATAGGGACGTCGACAAGCTTTTTCAAGGACACCTGCTCTAAGAAGCTCCGTGAGAAGCCCTTAAACACCAGCAATGTACGTCGATCAGATGTCATATGCGCTCTAATGTGCTTCTCAAGAATTTTCCTGGACCAATTATCCATGTTTTTCCACCACCGTCCGAAATGTGTGTAATTGCCGTTCATTTTATATTATTATATAAGATAAAGAAACAAAAAGAAGGGGCAAGTCAGCGTGGATTACGAGACTGCAAAGAAGCGATTAAGTGATTTGCGGATGGAACTTGAGCGCAAACTTGCGGCCTGTCTGCTTAATATAGCGAGATTGATCCGCGGTGCTGTTGCTGAAATCATCCCTCTAGAAGAGACGGAAGAATGTGTGCCGGAAGCGAAGTATCATACAGAGGAGCAGGATAATGGGGAGGAATCACAACATAGGCTTGGTGATGTCGGTGACGACGATTTGCCGCTAGATGATATTCTCTCACTACCGATAGAAAAAAATGCTGGCAATGATGTAAGTCAGAGTCGCTATTCCAGTAACACTCTACTGATAGGAAGATTCCAAGACAACCATGACAAGTATGCACTCGAACAACTAGTTCTGAGTAACAGAGGTCTGGTGACCCAGCAAGCATCCAGGTACGTGGGCTATCTGGGCCACAGCTTGGACTTCGAGGACCTTATGCAGGAAGGGTTCATCGGACTCCTGGACGCAGCGCGGCGATTTGATCGTTCTCGCGGCACTCAGTTTTCGACCTATGCGATATGGTGGGTCCGACAGAGGATATCCAGAGCAATCGGCGAGCAGGGATTTGTAGTGCGCCTCCCCATATACCTAATAGAAACCATCAACAAAATCCGAAACGCCGAGGAAAGGCTGTCGTTTCGAACCGAAACCATTGATGTTGATCAGCTGTGCACAGAGTTAGAATTGACACTAGACAAGTACCTGGAGACTAAGAAATACAGTTATCGATTCCTCAGTCTTGCATCGTT is a genomic window of Bacillota bacterium containing:
- a CDS encoding IS3 family transposase: MTKQSAIDALKHAIDRRRPAPGLVHHSDRGSQYASHEYQELLRKHGFISNMSRKGNCWDNACAESFFHTLKTELVYLHRYRTRAETKHQIFEYIEVYYNRYRLHSSLGYENPYFYENQSKAS
- a CDS encoding transposase produces the protein MLKHIKRVYQQSRSLYGYPRVAAQLRKEGIQCGRNRVARLMREKGIQAKTKRKFRATTNSNHKFPIAPISLIKTFR
- a CDS encoding ATP-dependent DNA helicase RecQ — translated: MDNWSRKILEKHIRAHMTSDRRTLLVFKGFSRSFLEQVSLKKLVDVPIGVTVDELQRAKPKILLEAFTKLAQPENTMLWATYEELVTISESHAEAFGEVVVLQNNLYGKVFPCLYEVEDIEGLYIQHFESDEELNTNELHPAYQLFCEYYGSLRRINEEYYVTYAASSKNEIPFYDTGGSVTHGKQSMYDHSCIELSENEDDFLALTSKLLERQYPHSDVIVAYSGDLRVFSNDYESRLAILQQIVGDTYRIALVTKTTEKKTEIDAERYLNILRQYWGYSSFRDLRMYRDTNDPEGYKDTVYVSQVQIIDDVVRQAERCLAGQSYSDIFVTAPTGAGKSLIYQLPAIYLAKEYNAMTIVISPLIGLMFDQVDGLQRRDVDFSATINSELAPSEKMQIMERIKDGRVSILYISPETLLSRSDIRQLIGDRRVGLFVIDEAHIVTTWGKSFRADYWYLGTYLQRLRKEMQFPIATFTATAKYGGIEDMYTEIRDSLNLTNTITYFGYIKRDDIDIRIQHNDNERKYREYLNDKFKVLLVRLTQFLKRNEKTLVYFPTVRLLQQFKRYAHDYGSPELVASIVLYFGNLDKDLKREAFQRFRNNEASIMLATKAFGMGIDIPDIDNVYHFAPTGNVCDYVQEIGRAARELKEGRAYYDFLSHDFVQINRLLGISTLRKQQLVQVMAKLLRLMDENEGGGNARRLLVSSDEFRYIFERRSSGDQQDDVDNKLKTALLIIEKDFLAKMEYSPIIARPRGLFAAEYVRVNREIEHLIKNEYAPYFEKIRHSRRVDNSYGDLYRLDMKKLWETWFSQLSFPEFKYRFYQSDSSLSLPFLGDIHPVLRIEVDLGNETPDSVILKVQHAAQTFRAILGDLRRTQRYFGPEELARLISKGMALGRYAAENLASILLSTMENYQQMRRAKNNFFRIFLTFSERNGGKYRLENGHYEDFLDWLHTGTRSFFSNSVPLVDSRSRFERFVSKSKRREIDETFLVLGILEALGLVVYRSQGGDNPEIYIFVSSRLQLERVVSNPARYRNLILENVHQRHTASVAMLRYLFSRGVGKDEFWDTIEDYFLGRMPSEVEEELNALMLSSQMASL
- a CDS encoding sigma-70 family RNA polymerase sigma factor, with amino-acid sequence MDYETAKKRLSDLRMELERKLAACLLNIARLIRGAVAEIIPLEETEECVPEAKYHTEEQDNGEESQHRLGDVGDDDLPLDDILSLPIEKNAGNDVSQSRYSSNTLLIGRFQDNHDKYALEQLVLSNRGLVTQQASRYVGYLGHSLDFEDLMQEGFIGLLDAARRFDRSRGTQFSTYAIWWVRQRISRAIGEQGFVVRLPIYLIETINKIRNAEERLSFRTETIDVDQLCTELELTLDKYLETKKYSYRFLSLASLDAPVSEDDSELMDFIAGATHEPIAQVNDEYIDVESVAMTNFRKEAINDLVATLSDREQTVIRLRFGLDDDQNRTLQQVGEVLGVTRERVRQIEKRALKKLRNRVEHYWPL